In Nilaparvata lugens isolate BPH chromosome 5, ASM1435652v1, whole genome shotgun sequence, the following proteins share a genomic window:
- the LOC111057397 gene encoding glucose-6-phosphate isomerase: MEVAINLTEECTWEKLNDYFLEFGSAINIMKLFQYDKNRFDKYSIKLKSTNDGEILIDYSKNLVDDNVMELLIKLAKDRGVESARKSMLSGAKINFTENRSVLHVALRNRKNTQIIVDGEDVMPNVNAVLNHMKDFVEKVISKEWKGYTGRPIEDVVNIGIGGSDLGPLMVTEALKFYAIGPRVHFVSNIDGTHLVEVLKRVNPETVLFIIASKTFTTQETITNANSAKIWFLESVKDPSAVTKHFVALSTNSDEVRRFGIDTKNMFGFWDWVGGRYSLWSAIGLSIALSIGFDNFECLLEGAHFMDEHFFNTPIENNAPIILAMIGVWYIDFYKAETHAILPYDQYLHRFAAYFQQGDMESNGKSVTQSGKQVSYPTGPIVWGEPGTNGQHAFYQLIHQGTRLIPADFIAPATSHNPIGEGKHHRILLANFLAQTEALAKGKSSQEVEAELTRSGKSAEEIKRILPHKVFQGNKPTNSIVCQKITPFILGALIALYEHKIFVQGVIWNINSYDQWGVELGKQLAKVIEQELSNSNCDISNHDQSTNGLMNFIKKNW; encoded by the coding sequence ATGGAAGTTGCAATAAACCTTACTGAAGAATGTACATGGGAAAAGCTCAATGACTATTTCTTGGAGTTTGGCTCAGCAATAAACATAATGAAACTCTTTCAGTATGACAAAAATAGATTTGATAAGTACAGCATAAAACTAAAATCAACGAACGATGGCGAAATATTAATCGATTACTCAAAAAATCTTGTCGATGACAATGTTATGGAGTTACTTATTAAATTGGCTAAAGATAGAGGAGTGGAGTCAGCAAGAAAGTCAATGTTGTCAGGAGCTAAGATCAATTTCACTGAGAACAGATCAGTACTTCATGTAGCTCTACGTAATCGCAAGAATACACAAATCATAGTAGATGGAGAAGATGTAATGCCCAATGTTAATGCTGTTCTGAATCACATGAAAGATTTTGTTGAAAAAGTGATATCAAAAGAATGGAAAGGATACACTGGAAGACCTATTGAAGATGTTGTAAACATTGGAATTGGTGGCTCTGATTTGGGCCCATTGATGGTCACTGAAGCTCTTAAGTTTTATGCCATTGGTCCAAGAGTTCATTTCGTGTCGAACATTGATGGAACTCATCTAGTTGAGGTTTTGAAGAGAGTCAACCCAGAAACTGTGTTATTTATAATTGCTAGCAAGACGTTTACCACACAAGAGACTATCACAAATGCAAATTCTGCAAAAATATGGTTTTTGGAATCTGTTAAAGATCCTTCAGCTGTGACAAAACATTTTGTTGCCTTATCAACAAATTCTGATGAAGTTAGAAGATTTGGGATCGACACCAAAAACATGTTTGGATTTTGGGATTGGGTTGGTGGACGATATTCATTGTGGTCAGCAATTGGTCTGTCCATTGCATTATCAATTGGATTTGACAATTTTGAGTGTCTGTTGGAAGGAGCACACTTCATGGATGAACATTTCTTCAACACACCgatagaaaacaatgctccAATAATCTTGGCAATGATTGGAGTCTGGTATATAGACTTTTACAAAGCTGAAACTCATGCAATACTGCCCTATGACCAATACCTACATCGGTTTGCTGCTTATTTTCAACAAGGCGACATGGAATCGAACGGCAAGAGTGTGACTCAGTCTGGGAAACAAGTATCATACCCCACTGGACCAATAGTTTGGGGCGAACCAGGAACAAATGGTCAGCACGCTTTCTACCAATTAATTCATCAAGGAACAAGACTCATTCCAGCTGACTTTATAGCTCCTGCCACCAGTCATAACCCAATCGGCGAGGGAAAACATCACCGAATACTTCTCGCCAACTTCCTAGCTCAGACTGAAGCGCTAGCAAAAGGCAAATCATCCCAAGAAGTGGAAGCTGAACTAACCAGATCCGGTAAGTCAGCTGAGGAAATCAAACGCATCCTTCCTCACAAGGTTTTCCAAGGAAACAAGCCTACAAACTCCATCGTTTGTCAAAAAATAACGCCATTCATTCTCGGAGCACTGATTGCTCTCTATGAACACAAGATATTTGTCCAAGGTGTGATCTGGAATATCAACTCTTATGATCAATGGGGCGTGGAGCTGGGCAAACAATTGGCTAAAGTTATTGAACAAGAGCTCTCAAATTCAAACTGTGACATTTCTAATCATGATCAATCTACCAACGGTTTAATGAACTTCATCAAGAAAAACTGGTAG